A genomic segment from Paraburkholderia hayleyella encodes:
- the flgC gene encoding flagellar basal body rod protein FlgC, translating into MSFKDISRIAGSAMTAQTVRLNTVASNLANAGTAGTEETAYRARKPVFAAVPEGGGTRVQVLDVITSNDPPVGRHEPGNPLADEDGMVFYSNVSPVEEMTDLLSASRAFSTNIEVLARVKGMQQDLLKLGEG; encoded by the coding sequence ATGAGCTTTAAAGACATCTCGCGCATCGCCGGCTCGGCCATGACCGCACAAACCGTGCGGCTTAACACCGTCGCCAGCAATCTTGCCAACGCGGGCACGGCGGGGACCGAGGAAACCGCCTATCGCGCCCGCAAGCCCGTCTTTGCCGCCGTGCCCGAAGGGGGCGGCACACGGGTCCAGGTGCTCGATGTGATCACCAGCAACGATCCGCCGGTAGGTCGTCACGAGCCCGGTAACCCGCTCGCTGACGAAGACGGCATGGTGTTTTATTCCAACGTCAGCCCCGTTGAGGAAATGACCGATTTGTTATCGGCTTCACGCGCGTTTTCCACCAACATCGAAGTGCTGGCTCGGGTCAAGGGCATGCAGCAGGATCTGCTCAAACTAGGCGAGGGCTAA
- the flgB gene encoding flagellar basal body rod protein FlgB: MGLSFDQALGVHPAALKLRAERTKVLASNIANESTPGYQARDIDFRRSLQQALSNSTAAAPLGSDTNEMLYRLPTRASQDGNTVVLGTEQAEFSQNTIDFQTSLRFLNMKFKGLQAAISGNG; encoded by the coding sequence ATGGGACTCAGTTTCGACCAGGCACTTGGGGTTCACCCCGCTGCGCTGAAGCTGCGCGCGGAACGCACCAAGGTTCTCGCATCGAATATCGCTAACGAAAGCACGCCCGGTTATCAGGCGCGCGACATCGACTTTCGCCGCAGTTTGCAGCAGGCGCTCTCCAACTCCACAGCGGCGGCACCCCTGGGCTCAGACACGAACGAGATGCTGTATCGCTTGCCAACCCGTGCTTCGCAAGATGGCAACACGGTGGTGCTGGGTACCGAGCAAGCCGAGTTTTCGCAAAACACGATCGATTTTCAAACCAGCCTGCGTTTCCTGAACATGAAGTTCAAGGGTTTGCAGGCGGCAATCTCAGGCAATGGGTGA
- a CDS encoding flagellar hook capping FlgD N-terminal domain-containing protein: MMNLTPAMRSAHANANPGVEPLAAGGQPVSRAAVPPSSAPPGPDHGSGETPKPKENELSNLFTTLLVAQIQNQDPLAPMEASQFVTQFAQMHQIEVMQSLVSTSLASAALQESMLVVSLGSQVGSQVMVVTDSFELGSEPVKGGLTLEHAAADVNLILTGPDGQEHKISLGAKDSGDVNFTLDPAEHGLPPGQYAVRVETDVGEKPLVEIQGELQGVRLGPDGKIVLSIAGIGECDTASITRFLGRLNGSGETPPTKKGFWS, from the coding sequence ATGATGAATTTGACTCCAGCGATGCGCTCCGCACACGCAAACGCTAACCCCGGTGTCGAGCCGCTGGCCGCAGGAGGTCAGCCGGTATCCAGGGCAGCCGTCCCGCCTTCATCCGCTCCACCAGGACCGGATCACGGGTCCGGCGAAACACCCAAACCCAAGGAAAACGAACTTTCCAATCTGTTTACGACGTTGCTGGTCGCGCAGATCCAGAATCAGGATCCGCTGGCGCCGATGGAGGCCAGCCAGTTCGTCACGCAGTTCGCACAGATGCACCAGATCGAGGTGATGCAATCGCTGGTTAGCACCAGCCTCGCCAGCGCTGCGCTGCAAGAAAGCATGCTGGTGGTGTCGCTAGGTTCTCAAGTGGGTTCACAAGTGATGGTCGTGACGGATTCGTTCGAGCTGGGCTCGGAGCCGGTCAAGGGCGGCCTGACGCTAGAGCATGCCGCAGCCGACGTGAATCTCATTCTGACTGGCCCCGATGGCCAGGAACACAAGATTTCGCTGGGAGCGAAAGACTCGGGTGACGTGAACTTCACGCTCGATCCCGCTGAACACGGTCTTCCTCCTGGCCAGTACGCGGTGCGTGTCGAGACCGACGTTGGCGAGAAACCGCTGGTCGAAATACAAGGCGAATTGCAAGGCGTTCGCCTTGGGCCGGACGGCAAGATCGTCTTGAGCATTGCGGGTATCGGCGAGTGCGATACCGCTTCGATTACACGCTTCCTTGGCCGCTTGAATGGGTCAGGCGAGACACCTCCCACCAAAAAAGGATTCTGGTCATGA
- the flgA gene encoding flagellar basal body P-ring formation chaperone FlgA: MKPVARVLIAGIALLLATHTQAQAPSSQPETEAQVQQAALSWLKQEMQRRKTDLLRATATVLPNRRPAPACAEPYAITPAETRALNRLRFAVRCPGTGRATVYQVRPEVYVKLLVSTHAIAHGQALSARDVTLAERDLALTPDALTNPDDIAHRSSRRSLQPGQVIQKRFLKSTEAVRRGQAVQIVARIGPVEVRAVGTALQGGAQDDVIRVRNASTGKVIHARVTSAGVVEPLGTGANANAGPASR; this comes from the coding sequence ATGAAGCCGGTTGCCCGTGTGCTGATTGCTGGAATCGCTCTACTGCTCGCCACCCACACGCAGGCGCAAGCCCCTTCCTCCCAGCCTGAAACCGAAGCGCAGGTGCAGCAAGCCGCGTTGAGCTGGCTGAAGCAGGAAATGCAGCGGCGCAAGACCGATCTGCTGCGCGCCACGGCCACCGTGCTGCCCAACCGCCGTCCGGCGCCCGCTTGCGCTGAGCCCTACGCAATCACCCCCGCTGAAACCCGCGCGCTCAACCGTCTGCGTTTTGCGGTGCGCTGCCCAGGCACGGGCCGTGCCACGGTGTATCAGGTGCGCCCCGAGGTCTACGTCAAGCTGCTGGTGAGCACCCATGCCATCGCCCACGGCCAGGCGTTGAGTGCACGTGACGTCACCCTTGCCGAGCGTGATCTGGCGCTCACGCCCGATGCGCTGACCAATCCCGATGACATCGCGCATCGCAGCAGCCGGCGTTCGTTGCAGCCAGGCCAGGTGATTCAGAAACGTTTTTTAAAAAGCACTGAAGCGGTACGGCGCGGACAGGCCGTGCAGATTGTGGCGCGCATCGGCCCCGTCGAAGTTCGGGCGGTAGGAACAGCGCTCCAGGGGGGGGCGCAAGATGACGTGATTCGTGTGCGCAATGCCAGCACGGGCAAGGTCATTCATGCCCGCGTGACGAGCGCGGGTGTGGTCGAGCCCCTCGGCACAGGGGCAAACGCAAACGCTGGCCCGGCTTCGCGTTAA